CACATTTGAAGTTCAATTGGAACACCTAAAGGATTATGATTCTAAAAAACATATCAGTGCCAGGGGGATTATGTTTTTCCATCCTTATGACATCGAAGTGCCTTCTATATTGAAAGTTTCCTTAAAAATGATTTCGATGACAGGTTCTGTCGACTTTCTTGTGAAAACTTTGAAGTGCGAAAAAATGGGAAACGAACCTTTGTATGAGATTCATTGTAATTTTTATGACACAAATGCTGAGAAAGAAGACGAAGTGTTAGGTTTTATCAGCAGTTACTAAATTCGTATATTAAAAATAAACGATTAGAGAGTTCCTCCCTTTTCGATGAGATACAAAAAACTGTCCTCAGAAAAGGATTTGTCTTTGGGTCCATACTGCATCAGCCACCTTGTCGGTGGCAAAAAACCTTCTGTTTTTAAAGCATATCCCCCACCTAACGGTGCACCAATGATCGAACGAAGTTCGAAATGCAAATGTGCCGGATAATTACCACCGGCATCCCCAATGGTTCCAATCCATTCCGTTTTTTTCACCAACTGTCCAGGTTCCACATCAATCGTGTGGAGGTGGGCATAAACGGTTTCTAAAAACCAAAAATCTCCATTGCCTACATTATGATGGTGCACAATGCGAACTACCTTTCCCCAACCCCCACCGTAGTCAGCGATTTCTGAAACCACACCATTTCCAAACGCATAGACAGGAGCCGCAAAGTCACTATCCCCACCAGTGACGGAATTCCAATCTTCTCCCAGGTGTTTACGGCCACCGAACTTTCCATTTTCTGCCCCAAATTTTTGAGCTAAATAGAATCCTTCCGCATACTTTCCCCCTACAGGGAATTCAAAATCTGTGGCCTGGAAGGAAGGATAGCGTTTTAGAATGGGATAAGGGTCTGTGGTTCGAACTTCTCCAGAAGATTCCATCCATCCGAAAAGTGGGTTTCCCTGGTAGGAGTAACCTTTGGAGGCACAACCTGTCCCAAGGAGAGAAAGACAGGTTGTGAAAAGAAAAGTAAGAAAAAGGTTATTTGCCCACCAATTTCTTTTTTGAGGTTTTCGAAGATTCATGACGGCCTTCCGAAAACAATCCCGCTCGGGCTTCGATTGGCAAATGGTTTCCGAGTTTTGCCGATCTTTTTTTACCAGCTTTCATTTCCTCTTTCATATTATAAATGAAGGTATCGTAATCCACTTGGATGGTATGGCGTGTGCTACTCACATACCTTTTTTTCATATCCGCTTGGTCCTTT
The sequence above is drawn from the Leptospira sp. WS4.C2 genome and encodes:
- a CDS encoding M23 family metallopeptidase, with translation MNLRKPQKRNWWANNLFLTFLFTTCLSLLGTGCASKGYSYQGNPLFGWMESSGEVRTTDPYPILKRYPSFQATDFEFPVGGKYAEGFYLAQKFGAENGKFGGRKHLGEDWNSVTGGDSDFAAPVYAFGNGVVSEIADYGGGWGKVVRIVHHHNVGNGDFWFLETVYAHLHTIDVEPGQLVKKTEWIGTIGDAGGNYPAHLHFELRSIIGAPLGGGYALKTEGFLPPTRWLMQYGPKDKSFSEDSFLYLIEKGGTL